TTTTGATTGTGAATTTGAGACTGaagttttaaagttaaaacataaaaagtaaAACGAAATGAGATAAAAGTACATTTTTTAGGTAcagaaaaaaagtttggttaaagaagaaaataaaacggAAATGGGGGGGAGGAGAGAAAGATTAATTAGAGCCGAAAATGTGGAAATTAGTGAAACGTCCAATGATTGAGAGAACAGGTGTCTTCTTTTGGCAAccactttcttttcttgttcttaatttaattattaccTCTTTTTTCAACTAACTGATGACCTTTACTCTCTccctgtctctctctctcgctttaaatttcttcttttacatGGGTTTTGCGGCTGATGTCTAGCTAGTAGTAGCAAACTTATTTCCAAACATCACTAGATTTGATTACTCTGGCttgatttgatttattaaaaaaaaatcgacgtTGTTTTAGAATTTCAGTGGAAAAAGAATTACGAAATGGCCATTTTCAAATATACTTTCGtaactaattttatctcatacTTTCATATAATATAACCTAAGTAAAATAATACCATTgataattaaataaccaaatcgTGGGTTTTAAATCCATTTGATAGGAGCCCACGGTCACGGGCCTAACTACTGAAAGGCCTATTTTAAGATGAATGTCTTCCTTGTGTTTTACGGAGCATTTAATAACAAGGAGTTCCACAAGGTTACCatcttcaatattttatttgacGACACGACATCATcgtcaaattttattattttcgttACATTGCCCACCAACCCGACATTAACACATAGTATATCTTAAGAAGTGCCAAGATATACAACCTTGGCCTTTGATTATTTCAATTACACACGATCTTATTATATCACAAAGGAGCCAGCTTTACCAACTTGGTCAAGGCTTTTGACGTTGTAGATGAATGGTATGTCGAGAGGAAAGACGAGAAGCTCACGGAGATTGTTGGGTTCAATGACTTGAGGGTTTGCATTCCACATCAGATCGGCTACCTGAAAGTTCGCTTTTTGTGTCAAATACTTACCGTCGAAGAAGACGtacccatttggattgacacacACGTTGTTGTCTGCACAACCTGTCCCCTTTAGTGGCCCTGTCCCGCAACAAGCAGCTGTTCCTGTCCCGAATACTGCAAAAAACGAAAACATTAGTGGACTGCCTGGGTTTGTAAACGTAGGAAATGATGGTTGTATTTGATCATAATTAAGGACTTACTGTAAGTGTGGGGCTCTAAAACCCTGTTCTGGATTGAGCTGAAGAAATCGTAGAACGAGAACTGGAAACTCTCAAGATCTTGTGCCAGTTTCTCTATGAGTTTCAATAAGTTCTTGTTATGCATTGCTGCCATTTCTGAAGGCAGCTTCACACAATCTTTATAGTTTCCCGTCTCTTGTTTAACCATAGGCAAGCAGCCTAACGGTGGTAAGTTTTGGAAGGCGAACTTCCTCCCTCCCGCCTCGTGAACagcctgagagagagagagagagagagaaagatgtaACCAGTATATGAAAGCATCATATCTAGTTTATCATGTAGCTGCTGCTAAGCATTATTTACCTTTATTGCTGCCTCTATGGAAGTGATGACTTGATCCACAAAGGCTTGCTTTTGATCATGAGAGGGATTTGGGTTATTCTTGGCATAGTTCAAGTAATCATCAGAGCCAATGTAGGTTAAGTAGATAGCTTCTGACAGCGCTTTATCAGTccatttgttcttgttttgtgagAATTTCTCGACTTGTTGAGACAGAGTCATCTGTAAATTAAATCATTCATAATGCATACGTAAACTactgatattatatttttacttcttttttttttttttgataaaaggtTACGTAAACTAATCATACAttactaaaccaaaatatactccaaatatatattattgtcaaACTCAAACTGTGAATACTATTTGAACATAATATTTCCGAACATAAATATAGATAACCTAAAGAAGAAATCTAACAGAGAAATTAGGAGTTCAAGAAAACTTGATCCACTCAAcattagattttttctttttcgaaaaaaaaaaagaaaaaaaaaaaagaaaacttaagcTTACCGTCTCGAGAGGAGAACCAAGGACAGTGGCACCGGCGATAGCGAAGCTAGCTCCGTGAGTGAAATCCGCAGAGCTGCGAAGGATCGGTGGGATTCTTGGGATACCCATGAATCCAGCTGCTCAGAACACaacattattcataatttatattCAAGCGATCGATATAAACTTATATCATATACATGTGTGAGTAAGTTACCGAGATAGTCTGGAACGATACGGCCATCGGACCACCGTCCAGTAGCTTCTCCTATGGATATTCCGTACGGGGGAGAATTGGCGTCGACACGGTTCCCGGAGAGGAACTGCTTGTTGCCGGCGTCGTAGTAGCCGTCGCCAAAGACGAAGAGCGTCTGAGCCACGGAGGAGGTGGGGTACTGGAGAAGAGCTAGCGTAGTGACtagtaaacaagagagagagaagaggccCGAGTTAGGATCCGCCATTGGAGAGCCAAGAGTGGAACTGCTTCTGAGCTGGAGGGACCTTAATTAGGACTTAGGAGTGATGAGGGCTAGAATTCTCTAAAAGAGAGTATAGTACATGCAAATTAGTAAAATGACAATTTTGTCTTTTCCCGTCGGTAGCTAGTTACATTAGTGAtagttgatttatttatttagttaaagacgatttttcaatttgttataagttttgacaaacaaatctaatttaattatattattcttgCAGTAAGGTGCTACTTTCACGATCGGTTTTAAAACATATAGATATTGTTTCGTGAATGACTTCGCAAATATCACTTACGGTTCTCGATCGCTACTTCCAATCCTCTTTATATTGTTTTCCCTTTTCACCTTCCAAACCTTTTCTTGAAGGGTTTTAAGAAGGATTTTTTGCAAGTTTGGTGGcttattatagatatataaaaatcacCACTGTGACAGTAATAAAAATAGGTTTTATAGTCCTTGTGGCTAatgttactaatatatatatacatatatatatatatatatatatatgaggtCTATATGGGTTCAATCATATATGTCGAGCTGGTTTTGTATGTGTGTCATAGATCCATGGATTCGACCACACTCAAGTTTGGAAAATCGACGTACTAATGCTTCGAATTTTTACAAACgaaacttttataaaaattgtGAAATGTTTGGTATATGTTTAATAGAAGTTTTGTacaatagaagaaacaaaattagaaatataaacTTCACCATGCATGGTAAATGTTTAACCACTAGTATATATGGTAGTAAAATGGTAATGATCCACCATGCATGCATCTAATGAGAAGATTTTTTCCTGGATTTTTTTACCTGTTTTTTTAGACACGTGTTTTTGTAGCCGCCGACCAAACAATCACACCAGACCCACTGGCTTTTTGCACAAACTCGCAGGAACCGTAAATGTTTTGTCGCCATTCCATTGATTGTGGTTGTTAAAAGGGACTTTTGCCAGccacatttttcaaaaaacttttgGGGAATGCTACATTTGCTTCATCTTTCTAAAAATGCCACATTTTTACTGTTCACATGTGATTAAAAGACGAAAATACTCTTGTACGAAAGAGAGTGATTGTCGTAGACAAGATTTGATGGACAATTTATTAGAGGAAATCATAGACTTGTCCAcgaatttcatttttataacttGTCTACGAGAATTATATTAACGAAGTTGTCCACGAGTTCAAActagttatttatattattaaagataAGTTGTCTATGAAAGATAATTAGACAAAAATGTATAATAGTTGAGATGGTggaccaaaaaaatatgatggACCAAAAGAAGATGTCGATGatgataaaccaaaaaaagatgaTGGACCAAAAGAGGATGATGTGGATGAGGGTGGACCAAAAGATGATGTGGAGGATTGGGTTTCTCCATATCATCTTGTCTATCATccgcatcttgtccatcatccgcATCTTGTTAATCATTCACATATTGTCTATCATCCACATCTTGTTGATCATCGGCATATTGTCCATCATCCACATTTTGTCCATCATCGTCATCTTGTCTATCATCCACATTTTGTCCACCATTCGTATCTtgtgttgatgtatgaaatcgacaatataaataataagaatataagTGGAATGAATCAGATCTGGTCCTTTTATTTAACGTAGAATTTCAGAAGGGTTtacaaaaaatgataattaaggaGCTAAGCACagttaatatgaaaataattgctcttctctctctaattgcccaaaaaAATCTCTCCTCTGACGTGACAATGACATCAGGTATTTATAGTGGCCATTGACCTAGGGTTTCTTCTGTCTCTCTGTAAAATGACGATTTTACCCCTGCGGCCTGATGGGCCAGATCCAAGACTTTAGGCTCAAAACCTCCTAAaatcttctgtttgggcttcTGTAAATGTTGGaagcaaagcccatatccaacaatggtccccCCCTAGTCCGATGAGCAATGGCTTGCTTGAGCTCGTCGGGTCCAATTTTTGCGTCTCTAGGTCCGTCTTGCAGAATGAACAGAAGATTTTAAGAGATTGAAGGCCTTCTGGAAAATTCcgggatgaatagtgcattgcaCACATTTATCGAGACATCCGAAGAGTGTCGGGATGAATAGTGCGTTGCGCACATTTTCTTAGATGTGGTCGACTTTAAACGGGAGTTTTGAGGGTTCTATGCATAGCCGTGTTCGTCGATCGGATCCCGTGGCTCCATGGTCGCATGTGAAGATGGTTGAAGGTTCGGAGGTCTCGTCGTGATGATGGTCGTTGCGCGATGGCTTGTTGATTTGGAGACTTGTGAAACATTAAAGGCTTTGGCGCGATGGAGAGGTGGCGCGCAGAGTCCAAAGGCATGCTGGTCTCGGTGCCTCGTATCGTTCGCCTGTTCTCAACAGAGCCTAGGGTTTGTTGAGCTTGTAACGAGTATTGGCGTAGAGCGGCTTGATACGAAGCATGGAACGACTTGATAAGAGGCATCAAACTTGATACAGGGCGTGAAGTAATTTGATACGAGGCGTGGAGCGATTTGATAAGAGGCACACAACTGCTTGATACGAGGCGCACAACTGCTTGATACGAGGCGCACAACTGCTTGATACGAGGCGCACAACTGCTTGATACGAGGTGTGGAGTGGCTTGGTATGTATTGGCGCGTCGAATCACTTGATGGCGTGCTGGCCTTGGGGCTATGGTCCGAGAGGTGTGCAGGTCTCGGAGTGACGATGCGTGTGCGCATTGATGTTAAGACGTGGTCTGCCCAAATCACGGGGGCGCGCTAGTCGTGGCGAGGAGATCGTAGAGGCACGTTCGACACGGTGGCGTGGAAGAGCCTGGAGGTAAGCACTAGTCGTGGAAGTCCACAATTTGATTGGTTGTGACGTGTGCGTTATCATGGAGTGCATACACGGCGCGATGATTTGGTTTGACATGGCTAGGAGCATACGGGAAGTCGTGGTGTCTAGGCGCGCATACAAAAATGGTTAGATCCTAGAAAGTGAAGTCAAGTCGTGAAGATGATCTCCGCAGTTGTGCCTAGACACGAAGCCATGGTGTGAAGATGATCTCGGGCCTTTCCTGGAGTTTGCTACCGG
The Camelina sativa cultivar DH55 chromosome 15, Cs, whole genome shotgun sequence DNA segment above includes these coding regions:
- the LOC104745694 gene encoding inactive GDSL esterase/lipase-like protein 25, with the translated sequence MADPNSGLFSLSCLLVTTLALLQYPTSSVAQTLFVFGDGYYDAGNKQFLSGNRVDANSPPYGISIGEATGRWSDGRIVPDYLAGFMGIPRIPPILRSSADFTHGASFAIAGATVLGSPLETMTLSQQVEKFSQNKNKWTDKALSEAIYLTYIGSDDYLNYAKNNPNPSHDQKQAFVDQVITSIEAAIKAVHEAGGRKFAFQNLPPLGCLPMVKQETGNYKDCVKLPSEMAAMHNKNLLKLIEKLAQDLESFQFSFYDFFSSIQNRVLEPHTYIFGTGTAACCGTGPLKGTGCADNNVCVNPNGYVFFDGKYLTQKANFQVADLMWNANPQVIEPNNLRELLVFPLDIPFIYNVKSLDQVGKAGSFVI